A window of Nicotiana sylvestris chromosome 8, ASM39365v2, whole genome shotgun sequence genomic DNA:
tcaaccgaaaaataccccaaaacatagcaatcttcagagaaattatataatacatctgaatacataaattatattaattaaaaaaatatatgaatacattcatggtatatagcgagacagtgaatacaataaaatacatagaatacaataGGATACATTGAAAttcaatgaaaaaaagacagtgaatacaatgaaatacatggaatacaacgagatacattgaattacaatacATTGAAATTGTATTCGTAATCCGCCGGAGTCTTAGTATTTTCCAATCGCCGTCCCTCAAAGATTAAAAACTGTTTATGAAATCGAATACCCTCCTTCTCTTGAATTGCGACCTTAACATCCGCAACAATATAATCAGACTCAACCATTAACTTTAAAGTGCGTCCACTAATAATTTTTACTATGATTCGCATTGTTGGTGCATATTGAAGGACCAAATAATCATTTGTGGCTCCCAAAGAATTTAGAGTCTGCACATCACTCAGAACATCATCATCTTCATTTAGAAGCTTCTGTTTCTTAAAAGAGATGGTGGATTACAAAAACTAAGACCATGGATTGCGAATGGATTTTTGCCCGGGGAAGACTCGATCAGGAAACCTGAGATCCCCTGAAATTCCATGGTCGAAATCAGCATCTCTAAAGTGGGATTTGCACAAATTCAGTGGAAGGATGAGGAGATCGGAAATTTTAATaggatgggggaagagaatgagatgtatcaaagtagagagagaaagaaaatagggTAACAAATTAGCGTATTTAGTagcttagggctaggaggtaaccaaaattaaatattttgctataaaccttaaaaggtatctatagaatataatttttttaaatggtatttatttaaaataaataaggtgtcaAAAACTAAATATAGTCTTTTTCAAATTAATATCCGATTTCTTGGGCACAATATCCAGCAGGGAACTATTGTTCCTATTCAAAGATCCATAAAATTTGCTGACAAATTTCTGACCAAATATTAGATAAAATCTAGCTTCAAAGATTTTTAAGATGTGTTAATTATGTATCATATTTCATTTCAAACCTTAGCAATCTTCTAAAACCTCTCCACGATAGGTTGAAGAAACCTCCACCTCCGTGGACTTCAGTCCATAGCAACATTATAAAAGAAATCAAATTGAAAGTCAAAGACCTTCCTTTCTTATCTCTCCCTGATCCTTCTGCATTCAAAATAGTTGAGACTGATGCATACGATATTGGTTATGGTGGCATTTTAAAGCGGGAAAAAGATGACAAGGGACAAATTGTTGCATTTGCATCAAAATATTGGAATAATTCCCAACAAAATTACCCTACAATTAAAAAGAATTAGCAATTGTTTTGTGCATTTCTAAATTCAAGCTGATTTATTAAATCAAATTTTTTTTGTTAAGAATTGATTGTAAACCTGCGAAATCTGTTTTACAAAAAGAGGTACAAAATCTTGGTTCTAAACatatatttgctagatggcaagctattttattttttgattttgatatagAATATATCAAAGGGAGCTCAAACTATATTCCAGATTTTCTTACCCGATTTGCAAGGGATAAAATGCCAAgaaaaaagaaagcagaaatttcaGATCCTCAAATACATGCTCTTCGCCGGAGGATAATATTACTGAAGCAGTACCCAAATAGTCTGCTACAGACGTTGTTTCCAAACAACAAACCATTTCAGTTGCCTCCAAGCAACTCACAAAAGGTGCAGCTGAACCAAGCCATCCCAAATATAGAAAGCCATCAGACCATGCCATGAGCGGTATTGATAGATCAGACTTAGATATAtgacattttttatatttttcttagaTCTTATATTTTTCATAAGAAGATCTCTTAAGGTTAGCATTGTGATCCTTCCGGATCTGCACTATAAGCAGTTTTCCTGAGAAAAATGGATATGATAATTCTCAGTTGGCTTGCAGATGGTTATTATAACCTTGAGTCATCCTATAGAACAACTTCTtaagaaataattaaaatttaattattatatataagaaaatacATGTATCCATAGATTTAATTTTCAGATCTAACTTTTCTACATAATATTGAGTTAAGAACTTGAATATTATCCTTATGGAACCCAATGGTCTCTTGAAACAAGAACATGAAGCATTAAAGTTATCATCGTGAATTACTTGCAGATCTAAGCCATGTCTTTCTTCCACCCTTTCTCCTCACCTTCATAAAATTCTTTCTCTTCTCTAACTTCTTCGTCTTCCTCATCATCCTTCTCCAATCACAAACTCAAAGAAGAAATTAGCTTTTCTGATTTGTAGCAATCAATTGATGATTGGAAGATCCCTAACCATCCACAGTCTACAATTTACAAGTCTTCACGATGGCCCTTAACCATTGATTACCATATTTCTACAATTGAGCAAACCATTCCTCTTGAATTAGATCATGAGGAAATTAAACTTTTAAACTCAAAGTCTATAGAAAAATATACGCGAAAATACAATTATCTCCATTTTGGTTTAGCATAGATTGTAGTTAGGCCTCTGTCCAGGGAAGGTCTAGACACGTTTACTCCTCTGTCTTAGAGATTCTAAATTTTTAGACTTCAATGATTTCCTCCTAGGAATGGTAGAAACCAGTTATAACGACCCGACAGGTCGTTTTAAGCTCTGGCATatcgttcagtagtttgaggtcatgagcagcttcactttaggtattatgacttgtacgcatggtcggaattgaattttgggaagttcggagtagatttggaaagaaaatcctTACTTCGGAAGctctaagttgaaagaattgaccaagattggatttttgagcaaacaacctcggaatcaggattcaaaggttccagcaggttcgtataatgatttcggacttgggcgtatgtccggatcgggttttggaagacccgggaatgtttcagcacctattgtggaagttagcatttttggaagaatttcataagtttgggttgaagtgcatttcagtgttattaatgtctgtttgggatttcgagtctgggaatagctctgtatgatgattctggtgttgggagcgcgatcggaagtgaattcggaggtccgtagttCATTTTGGAgttatttggctaaagatagaatttgaaggtttttagaggagtttgaccggaagtggagtttttgatatcagggtcggaatctaattctggaagttggggtaggttcgtaatgtcgaatgttacttgtgtgcaaaatttgagatcaattggacgtgatttgataggttttgacattgaatgtagaagtttgaagttctaaagttcattaagcttgaaatggggtgcgattcatgatttactgtttaatgtgatttgaggcctcgagcaggtccgtgttaaGTTATGGtactggtttgtgtgattggacggggtcccgggggcctcgggtgtgtttcggggtggtttcggatcgAGTTTGGATAAAAAATTGCGGTTGATTGCTGAtatctggtttccttctttgcgaacacgAAGGGAGTCCCGCATTCGTGAATAGGAAAGTGGGAGGCTACTGGCTTAGGCCTTCACGAATGCGCAGAAGGAAAGCGGGGCCTGAGGCCGTTGGCCTACGCGAACGCCAGGCCTGGAACACAAACGCGTAGGGTCTGGGAAGctggccttcgcgaacgcgagcgtGGGGtagcgaacgcgatgaagaaattTTGGGGCTGAAGCAGGTTGTGCTTCAGGAATGCGAGTGCatttccgcattcgcgaagaagggtaGTGCTGGGCAGTGAGTTGTTTTAAGATGGGATttggcccatttctttcatttttctcttggcttgggcgattcttggaggatTTCAAGAGGGGGTTTCATCATTCAATGGCGAGATAAATTATCCCCACTTATTaggagttaaatacattgattatgtatagattttaacatggatattagtggaaatttggggttttgaggAAGAGCTAGAAATTTGATATTCTTGAATTTTTACCACGATTTTGGGCATAAAATTGAGAGCAAATTATGTGTTTGGGTTTGTAAGATTAtgagtaaactttatcttcaaatttttttggaatccgggcacgtgggcctaagggcaattttgtcaattttgatcggggttaggaatggttataaattggattataatgagtaattgaacatatattaatgggtttgcataatttGTGACTAGCTTTGGAGCATTTTTGCATCGAATTGAGTCTTcgaaagggcgtggaatgccggttatggaacttcggagcgaggtgagtctcctttctaaccttgtaagagggaattgtccccataggtgaattaattggatttgtgtgtctatttgtgggggctacgtacgcacgaggtgatgagagtccgtgcgtagctactattttGTTTAAGTccgagtagtctaggacccaaaagaaTGTTATACTtagaatatttgtaatcttattgatagtttgaattgcttaaatcacatcgaattagtaaataaatttctaaagagattaaacttcattttcaaaaattgttaaaagagaattggcttttctttggataattgttctttgtcgacttcttgattgactgtctgtgtgtgtttaatttcAAAACGAGCCAAACGCCtcagtagattaaatagatgcatctatggttcgcgtcattcgaccttctaccagtgcacagtttaaatattattggatcgggtcgtacgacctcgacatgatttgcgcatgtttgtattgtttgccttgagatttatagatattaatatttgctctccctgacttgagataaattgataattaGTAGATTATGAATTCGAAgactttttaatataaaaaggaacgtttacctgtttcgtgacttatttgaatttactatcgttcttaataaatccatgattattcgtaTTAATAacatattactattggaccattagtaagctttggagtcgacctctcgtctctacttcttcgagattagacggggtactcactgggtacacgttattttcgtactcatactacacttgctgtgcattcttgttgcacaggttcatgtgtggctagtgacttagtggcatagcggcatggttgatatggagacttagtgAGCTGCATTTgtcgagatgacccgcagccagcagagtccccttcagagtattgtattgtactttcatttctgtccactttgtattccggacagttactgtattttattttatttcctagaaatttgctcatgcacttgtgacaccgggttctgggatgatatGGAGTATTTTGCATTAACTTCTTGGAAattatatttaatttgaaatggttatcttttactagtaaaaattGAAGGAATAGCttgcaaaattattaaaacgaggatttaattaagtatttttggttggcttgcctgacagcggtgtccggtgccatcactgcccttagtgaattttgggttgtgacaacatggtatcagagcactaggttccttttaggtctcgcgagtctagtagagtcttgcggatcggtacagagacgtctgtacttatcttcgagaagctacagggctgttaggagtacttcccttcttaaTTCCTCATCGTGTGATTTGATTcatttgaggcttatgcccttgttttcTTGATACTCAATCTTGTGCGACGCGAAGCGCTTATTATatatcgagaattgaagaattgtaatggtactacagatgggGTGTGGGATGTTTTTCCCCGCGTAGTTGATTTGACTATTGTCATCGTAttctgtcatttcagctcagtagATGTACTACTGAGAGCTTTGAGGCTAGGCACAAGTTGCCATGATGCTTATGAACGATTGTCGCGCGGTGTTGATGTGATTGTAGGATGCTTGCCTACATGTCAGGGTAGTCAATGACTTGAAGGGAGATTTGCTCAGTACATGATTtagagattcggtattttattccTGGTAGGGGAAAGGCAATCGGGCTAAGAATGTTCagatttgggttgatggagtaaaGAGGCTTGGTATTTGTGAGCGTGGTGGAATTTCCATCTGTGATGAGGTGTCGTTGTCCTTGTTGAATGTACTAAGTTTGCCGGTGCTAAGACCTTCTACGATTCGCCCTTAGAGCAGGATATTGTAAGATAGTATTGGAGAAGTGGCTGTCAAAGATTGAGGGGTGCGGTGGCTCAGGATTGAATGTGTAtttctaatgttgatggctcgagAGAGAcgatcttcggaaaggtttaaaaGTTAGTAGTGGTCTATTGGTTCAATTGCTACCGAgatagattttgatctaaggcatTAGCTGATCAGCAATGGATGAGAAAGGACGTGTGGGAAGTGTCATGCGGTGATTAAACTTCTAGAAGGCTAGGTGTAAGAAGTGGAGGTCGAGTAGTTCTTTAAAGAAGTGAGTCTGCCCGAAGTGGGAGAGTGGTAGAGTAGTATGTGGATTCAGTGGCAGGATAACTACACCCTTGAGGAAAGTTTGGAGTGATTTGGGAGTTTTAGTGGACAATGGCTGGGTCTACGGACTTAATTTGAATTATTagctattatgcggcaggagatttgatataatggGAAGGAGCTGCTTGATATGAATAAGGATAcgacataactttgaattggaagatattgtcgcacatctggttgatgtccacgaggagtgaatggacttgtgcagctggtGAATAAGCACGGGCTCTGGTGGGTTATCTCCTGagagcaggttagcggtcgcgtGATTGGTGAAGCTCCTGCGAAGGATTTTACGGGCTATTCGGCAAGAGGTTTCGAAGGTGTGAATGTTGCTAGCGATTCAtagtgttcatgaaatgctaacggaaggatttcgaggaatctgGGGGTCTTATTGCAcaaggtcatgtcaataagaaataaagaatatTGATGGGTtttagagttgtgtaatagtggcttcaagctaagtgggagagtcccaccgcctacggtTGGATTGCATGATCGTCTATTTATGAGATTTccggttattagcatattgatgggttatttaaGCTAAGGGGAAATAACTTAAGAGGTAATTTGatcaaaggaattgttaaaggtgtgcgatggttggccttattggcttatgttcagacttggggaaggattcaggatttatgccttgtatagatgagggtttcaaggaaagtgattcggccGGGTGCTTTGtagagagggtattcatgtgctataagattcatggagttgattatattcgggaccgaGTCAGAGTGGGTGGccctcaacaacggtcctagtggattcaaaagttaaagtgtgatgcctaatgatttcgagcctataagtatggttaagaatcaagcttttgtagcaTCTTATGATAAGAGGCTCAGAATTTTCTATGATgctttgacttgcagtgtagcattgggaggaaaaaggggaaaagactTTGGATTTGTAAAGGAGTTATCATGACGCGTGTATCAATTGAAGATGTGAATGTGCGTGCAAGGGGTGTATGAAATGATTCATAGGTTTGGAGACAGGGTGGTCTCATGGAATGGGGTCACTTAAGGTGAGTGCGTATTCAGGTTGGTGATGTAAGGAATTGAGCTATTATTATCTTTaaggcaagttaaggatgaaCTAGAAGAGGATAacttggttagccatagttgaattggcatagtgATGGCGGTGCGTGCGAGGCTCGACGACCGCCGTAATTGATATCGttttggaagtattcaagtattatggcatgttatgtgtaggcggaccCCGGAAGGGTTGTGCTGGCTTAggccactacttgaggatttgattgttctacggttatgagaattcactcgtgtgttgctatggttctcttggaatgagttaagtaaaagatTTTGTATAATGAAAATGCATACTAGATTAGTGGTTCCGGTGTTATGATGAAAAATCGTATTTTGtcatatattggcatgttgggtgcagtgagtggtatggaaattgaagtgaggatcaaggttgtggTTCGGTATTGACAAGGATGTTACGAGCTCGGGTGAGCAGGCAAGGGGAGTTGAATGATTTGAGTAAGCTGGCATTGTCTTCAGcctcacctgagatcggtgttttgtgaaagagGCCCTGCATCCTGGTTatggattcttgatcgcttttcagcattAGTGCGGCCGGTTGTATGGAGGTGTAAACCTGTTATCTGTCATGGAAGGTTGTGGGATGCGTGTCCTACGGggaggttgtataagtgtggcaggtagtcacttgattggtagaagaattaaaccaagtatgaagattgtggtgatatcgtcaatttgagaatttatgcctggagggcactcagtTTATTAGGTTGTGCACTATGGAGAATTATTCTAGTTGTGATGGtcgttcttgtgtgttatggagAAAGGAGGTCATTATGGACCCAAGAAAGACTATTGGCCTAGTTTGGTACGATCAGAATCGACTTGAGATCTGTagatggatttaaatatgaatatgggctctatatcaggccagacgTGCTCATTTCAGCATACCTCTCCTTATGGAGTAATATTCGGACGTTGGATGTTATTTCGTCGTCGGCTATTTCGTGTAATGCTatattgcgccgtgtgagttgcGAAACGGCTTGGTAGATTTCTTATATGAtgaggttccgcgtagcgatggtgttatgtgaacATGATGGCTTCTTAGTTTTAGAACATATACCACACCTCAGTTGTGCTCGAGTTTGTTAGCTTTTGGCGCTACATGTTCcctcagggatggtattatgcacttagcatgcttgtgGCCGATATTCGATATtgtgttgtaatgagcaattcaACTCGAtatgcatctccttatgtgaattttatgtatggatcgggtggcatgccgccatgGATATGTTGTTTGGATCAGGTTACATGTCGCAACAGTGTGATGATAATTATAATCCCTCATATTTTATTCTATGTTTTGTTTCCTTTTTAtgaggaaagttcatattagtgtgtgagttgagtagtcccttccagagttgTCTCCCTTTTGTATTACGTCCGAGtgggtagcctattggcacattgtagCATCAtgtgagacttttgatcatgtccgaggtggcttattgcccgagcagtttgtactgggtgagacgagatcatcaAATTTAGGATTAGTGCAATTTgattatataaagtatattacgGAAAAAGACCATTACTTGGTTCAGAAGGAGGTGacggttcttgtcaggagtatagacccaatgatttgttgattcggcagttggttatgaatttctacatgtctcttccatcgtggcggtattttaagagttagagcaagacctatgtatatcatgaggtgcgttgtgagcatcagattcggggAATATTGgcagagaatgttattatggtcctaTGAATAAGGTGATACATGGCGAGAATTCAGCAAAGgcatgcagtcatgttctggtaccacgtgtagtgattgatactctgttcatatattggaagcaggcctggcagagaattccggatgttggaattgggctctaagcttatttgcttggataaaagggaatatcttcataattgatcgagctaatgtgctcaactgagttgtggtagcacgagtaggtgcacgaggtgttaaacagtgattccagactacttcagtgtagttctcagcacattcgaggacgaacatatgtttaagtgggagagaatgtaaggacccgaccggtcgttttaagctctagtgcgttgttcagcagtttgaggccatcaacaacttcacttcaggtattatgacttgtacgcatggtcggaattgaattttgggaagttcagagtagatttggaaaagaaaatcctcatttcggaagctctaagttgaaagaattgactaagattggatttttgaataAATGACCTTGAAAtggggatttgaaggttccaacaggttcgtataataatttcggacttgagcgtatgtccggatcgggttttggaagaaccgggaacgtttcagcacctattgtagaagttagcatttttggaagaatttcataagtttgggttgaagtgcatttcagtgttatcaatgtctgtttgggattttgagtctgggaataactccgtatggtgattctggtgttgggcgCGCGAtaggaagtgaattcggaggtccgtgggtcattttggagtcatttggctaaagagagaaagttgaaggttttagaggagtttgaccggaagtggactttttgatatcgggtcaGAATCTAATTCCGGAAGTttgagtaggtccataatgtagaatgtgacttgtgtgcaaaatttgagatcaattggaagtgatttgaaggttttgccatcgaatgtagaagtttaaagttctaaaattcattaagcttgaattggggtgcgattcatgatttcgatgttctttgatgtgatttgaggcctcgagcaggttcgTGTTAAGTTATGGGACcggtttgtgtgattggacaggatcccgagggcctcgggtgtgttttggggtGGTTTCGGATCGAATTTGGATAAAAAGTTGTTGCTAATTGCTGGTAGGTTGCTGGATTTGGCCTTCACGAACGCGTATGCGAGATCGTGAACGTGTATAAGGAAAGCAGGGCCTGAGGTCGTTggcctatgcgaacgcgaggccTGGATCGCGAACACGTAGGGTCCGGGAAGCTGGCCTTCGCGAGCGTcgagtcgcgaacgcgatgaagaaattTTGGGGCTGAGGCAGGTTgtgcttcacgaatgcgagggcatttccgcgttcgcgaagaagggtcGTGCTTGCAGTGAGTTGTTTTAAGATGGGATttggcccatttctttcatttttctcttggcttgggcgattcttggaggatTTCAAGAAGGGGTTTCATCATTCAATGGCAAGGTAAGTTATCCCACTTATtagagttaaatacattgattattatggattttaacatggaaattagtggaaatttggggttttgagaaaaacctagaaatttgatattcttgaattttgaccacgatcttgggcatgaaattgagagcAAATTATGTATTTGGATTCGTGagattatggataaacattatcttCTAAAAAATTTGTAATCCGGGCACgcgggcccgagggcaattttgttaacttt
This region includes:
- the LOC138874678 gene encoding uncharacterized protein encodes the protein MAWSDGFLYLGWLGSAAPFVSCLEATEMVCCLETTSVADYLGTASVILSSGEEHKQKLLNEDDDVLSDVQTLNSLGATNDYLVLQYAPTMRIIVKIISGRTLKLMVESDYIVADVKVAIQEKEGIRFHKQFLIFEGRRLENTKTPADYEYNFNVL